One genomic segment of Clostridium saccharoperbutylacetonicum N1-4(HMT) includes these proteins:
- the cdd gene encoding cytidine deaminase, with product MDKYQDILDKAFEAMENAYAPYSKYHVGSCVLTKDKKYFIGANIENASYGLTNCAERNAIFQAYSNGYRKSDIEAIAIVSDGKTLATPCGACRQVLAELLEKNTPIVLSNKKIEKLTDIEELLPMSFGEEDLR from the coding sequence ATGGATAAATATCAAGATATTTTAGATAAAGCCTTTGAGGCTATGGAAAATGCATATGCACCTTATTCAAAGTATCATGTTGGTTCTTGTGTTTTAACTAAAGATAAGAAATACTTTATAGGAGCTAATATAGAAAATGCATCTTATGGATTAACAAATTGTGCTGAAAGAAATGCAATTTTTCAAGCTTATTCCAATGGATATCGTAAAAGTGATATAGAAGCAATAGCTATTGTAAGTGATGGAAAAACATTAGCAACTCCATGTGGAGCATGCAGACAGGTATTAGCAGAGTTATTAGAAAAAAATACACCAATAGTATTATCTAATAAAAAGATAGAAAAACTTACTGATATAGAAGAATTATTACCAATGTCTTTTGGCGAAGAAGATTTGAGGTAA
- the udp gene encoding uridine phosphorylase, translating to MNYSQGSGKQYHINVGEGEVGKYVIMPGDPKRCEKIAAHFENPKLIADSREYVTYTGYLDGVKVSVTSTGIGGPSAAIALEELVNCGADTFVRIGTCGGMDINVKGGDVVVATGAIRAEGTSKEYAPIEFPAVANLEVINSLVDASKKLNKVYHAGVVQCKDSFYGQHSPETKPVSYDLLNKWDAWLRCGCLASEMESAALFVVGSYLKVRVGSVFLVVANQEREKAGLENAQVHDTEAAIEVAIEGIRNLIKADMNK from the coding sequence ATGAATTATTCGCAAGGTTCAGGGAAACAATATCATATAAATGTTGGGGAAGGAGAAGTTGGGAAATATGTTATCATGCCAGGAGATCCAAAAAGATGTGAAAAGATAGCAGCCCACTTCGAGAATCCAAAGTTAATTGCTGATAGCAGAGAATATGTAACTTATACTGGATATTTAGATGGGGTTAAAGTTAGTGTTACATCAACTGGAATAGGTGGACCATCAGCTGCAATAGCCCTAGAAGAATTAGTAAACTGTGGAGCTGATACCTTTGTAAGAATAGGTACATGTGGCGGAATGGATATAAATGTTAAAGGTGGAGATGTAGTTGTAGCCACTGGAGCAATTAGAGCAGAAGGTACTAGTAAAGAATATGCGCCAATTGAATTCCCTGCTGTAGCAAATTTAGAGGTTATAAATTCTTTAGTAGATGCGTCTAAGAAATTAAATAAAGTTTACCACGCAGGAGTTGTTCAATGTAAAGATTCATTTTATGGACAACATTCACCAGAAACAAAACCAGTAAGTTATGACTTATTAAATAAATGGGATGCATGGTTAAGATGTGGATGTCTTGCTTCTGAAATGGAGTCAGCTGCATTATTTGTAGTTGGAAGTTATTTAAAAGTCAGAGTTGGATCAGTTTTCTTAGTAGTAGCAAACCAAGAACGTGAAAAGGCAGGCTTAGAAAATGCACAAGTGCATGATACGGAAGCTGCAATAGAAGTTGCTATTGAAGGAATTAGAAATCTAATAAAAGCTGATATGAATAAATAA
- a CDS encoding phosphopentomutase — protein MKKYNRIFTIVIDSLGVGEMNDSREYGDTGVDTLGHIAESVESFKIPNLQKLGLANLHPIKHVAAVERPLAHFMKMKEASVGKDTMTGHWEMMGLKIETPFQTFTDTGFPKELLDELTKRTGHNIVGNKSASGTEILDELGEHQMKTGDMIVYTSADSVLQICGHEETFGLDELYRCCEIAREITLKDEWKVGRVIARPYLGAKKGEFKRTSNRHDYALKPYGETALNVLKNSGLDVISVGKINDIFDGEGITESNKSKSSVHGMEQTLELADKEFKGLCFINLVDFDALWGHRRNPVGYAEELEKFDINLGKLLDKLRADDLLIITADHGNDPTYKGTDHTREFVPFLAYSPSMTQSGLMETSNSFAAIGATIADNFQIEMPKNTIGESVLSKLI, from the coding sequence ATGAAAAAATATAATAGAATTTTTACAATTGTAATAGATTCTCTTGGAGTTGGAGAAATGAACGATTCAAGAGAATATGGAGATACTGGAGTAGATACGCTTGGGCATATAGCAGAAAGTGTTGAAAGCTTTAAAATACCTAATTTGCAAAAGCTTGGGTTAGCAAATTTACATCCAATAAAGCATGTAGCAGCAGTTGAAAGGCCATTAGCTCATTTTATGAAAATGAAAGAAGCAAGTGTAGGTAAAGATACAATGACTGGCCATTGGGAAATGATGGGACTAAAAATAGAAACTCCATTTCAAACATTTACAGATACAGGTTTCCCAAAGGAATTGCTAGATGAGTTAACAAAAAGAACAGGACATAATATTGTAGGGAATAAGAGTGCCAGCGGTACAGAAATTTTAGATGAACTTGGTGAACATCAAATGAAAACAGGGGATATGATTGTATATACTTCAGCAGATTCTGTTTTACAAATTTGTGGTCATGAAGAAACCTTTGGATTAGATGAGCTTTACCGTTGCTGTGAAATAGCTAGAGAAATAACTCTTAAAGATGAATGGAAAGTTGGAAGAGTTATAGCAAGACCATATTTAGGAGCAAAAAAAGGTGAATTTAAAAGAACAAGCAATAGACATGATTATGCTTTAAAACCATATGGAGAAACTGCTCTTAATGTATTAAAAAATAGTGGACTAGACGTTATCTCTGTAGGAAAAATTAATGATATTTTTGACGGAGAAGGAATTACAGAATCTAATAAATCAAAAAGCTCTGTTCATGGTATGGAACAAACTTTAGAGCTTGCAGATAAAGAATTTAAAGGATTATGCTTTATCAATTTAGTTGATTTTGATGCATTGTGGGGACATAGAAGAAATCCAGTTGGCTATGCAGAAGAATTAGAAAAGTTTGATATTAATTTAGGCAAATTACTAGACAAATTAAGAGCGGATGATTTATTAATAATCACTGCTGATCATGGTAATGATCCTACTTATAAAGGTACTGATCATACACGTGAATTTGTTCCTTTCTTAGCATATTCACCATCAATGACACAAAGTGGTTTGATGGAAACAAGTAATAGTTTTGCTGCAATTGGTGCTACAATAGCAGATAATTTTCAAATAGAAATGCCCAAAAATACAATCGGTGAATCAGTATTAAGTAAGCTTATTTAA
- a CDS encoding GntR family transcriptional regulator, protein MNEFNITVNEKELRYVSVYNQLFKMINEGTFPEGSRLPSEPELSKLIGVSRTTLRQALALLQDDGLVNNIRGKGNFIVKAKPKKDIGLETMGHPIYKCINDTIDEVKIQLRIEPSTDYFNQILIKKTAAVVLIDRWYKAQGKSIAYTFTLLPIETISKFNLDLNNQDQILEFIETELYEISSDILVEIKYSTSGNFAAKAYPISPENQFHLIQETIHKDSEFPIASNKHYLPIKTSSIKFHPKK, encoded by the coding sequence ATGAATGAGTTTAATATAACTGTAAATGAAAAAGAATTGAGATATGTGAGTGTTTATAATCAACTTTTTAAAATGATAAATGAAGGAACTTTTCCTGAAGGCAGTAGATTGCCATCAGAACCCGAACTTTCAAAATTAATTGGGGTTAGCCGAACAACCTTAAGACAGGCACTTGCATTATTGCAAGATGATGGATTAGTAAATAATATTCGAGGCAAAGGAAATTTTATAGTGAAGGCTAAACCCAAAAAAGATATTGGTTTAGAAACAATGGGGCACCCTATATACAAATGTATAAACGATACCATTGATGAAGTTAAAATCCAATTGCGTATAGAACCGTCTACAGATTATTTTAATCAAATTTTAATAAAAAAGACTGCTGCTGTTGTATTAATAGATCGGTGGTATAAGGCTCAAGGTAAGTCTATAGCATACACTTTTACTTTACTACCAATTGAAACCATTTCCAAATTTAATTTGGATTTAAACAACCAAGATCAAATTTTAGAATTTATAGAGACAGAGCTTTATGAAATATCTAGTGATATTTTGGTTGAAATTAAGTATTCAACTTCTGGAAATTTTGCTGCCAAAGCTTACCCCATTTCACCAGAAAATCAATTTCATCTAATACAAGAAACTATCCATAAAGACTCAGAATTTCCAATAGCCTCTAACAAGCACTATTTACCTATAAAAACTAGCTCTATTAAATTTCATCCAAAAAAATAA
- the tkt gene encoding transketolase — MSRELDKLSINAIRVLSADAIEKSKSGHPGLPLGSATMAFTLWTKMNHNGKNPEWDNRDRFVLSAGHGSMLEYSLLHLFGYGLTVEDLKNFRQVGSLTPGHPEYGHTKGVEITTGPLGQGICNAVGMAIAEAHLAEKFNKPEYSIVDHHTYAIVGDGCLMEGISGEASSLAGTLELGKLIVLYDSNNISIEGNTDIAFREDVAKRYEAYGWQVLKVADGNDIDAIEKAIAEAKAETKKPSMIIVKNQIGFGCPAKQGKASAHGEPLGADNVKAMKENLGWKAEPAFYVPDEVYTNMNEHIAKGEKTETAWNELFKAYSAAYPELASEYTKWMSGEIDKDALLNNEELWSFDKEMATRESSGIMINRLAKLIPNFIGGSADLAPSNKTHMNDRGDFSAEDRSGSNLHFGVREHAMAAIANGMYAHGGLKVFCATFFVFSDYMKGAMRLSALMKLPVTYVLTHDSIGVGEDGPTHEPIEHLAALRSMPNMTVFRPADSKETAAAWYYAVTNGTTPTSLVLTRQKLPLYDGCPKRALKGGYILKDSKKETPDLLLMASGSEVELIFKAADELSAKGIDARVISMPSFELFDAQDEAYKESVMPKAVRARLAVEALTSFGWHKYVGLDGDVISLDTFGASGKAEVLFEQFGFTVENVVGKAIKVVEK, encoded by the coding sequence ATGAGTAGAGAATTAGATAAGTTATCAATTAATGCAATAAGAGTGCTATCAGCAGATGCTATAGAAAAATCAAAGTCTGGGCATCCAGGGTTGCCACTTGGTTCAGCAACAATGGCATTTACATTATGGACAAAAATGAATCATAATGGAAAAAATCCTGAATGGGATAATAGAGATAGATTTGTATTATCAGCAGGACATGGTTCAATGCTTGAATATTCATTATTACATTTATTTGGATATGGATTAACTGTTGAAGATTTAAAGAACTTTAGACAAGTAGGAAGTTTAACACCAGGACATCCTGAATATGGTCATACTAAAGGTGTTGAAATAACAACTGGACCACTTGGACAAGGTATTTGTAATGCAGTAGGTATGGCTATAGCAGAAGCACATTTAGCAGAAAAGTTTAATAAGCCAGAGTATAGCATAGTTGATCATCATACATATGCTATAGTTGGTGATGGATGTCTTATGGAAGGAATTTCAGGAGAAGCATCATCGCTAGCAGGAACTTTAGAGCTTGGAAAATTAATCGTATTATATGATTCAAACAATATTTCAATAGAAGGAAATACGGATATAGCATTTAGAGAAGATGTAGCAAAGAGATATGAAGCTTATGGCTGGCAAGTATTAAAGGTTGCAGATGGAAATGATATAGATGCAATAGAAAAAGCAATAGCAGAAGCTAAAGCAGAAACTAAAAAGCCATCAATGATAATAGTTAAAAATCAAATAGGTTTTGGTTGTCCAGCAAAACAAGGAAAAGCATCAGCTCATGGAGAACCTTTAGGGGCAGACAATGTAAAAGCTATGAAGGAAAACTTAGGCTGGAAAGCTGAACCTGCTTTCTATGTTCCAGACGAAGTTTACACAAATATGAACGAACATATAGCAAAAGGTGAAAAGACTGAGACAGCTTGGAATGAATTATTTAAAGCTTATTCAGCAGCTTATCCAGAATTAGCATCAGAATATACTAAGTGGATGAGTGGAGAAATTGATAAAGATGCATTATTAAACAATGAAGAACTTTGGAGCTTTGATAAAGAAATGGCTACAAGAGAATCTTCAGGAATAATGATAAACAGACTAGCTAAGCTTATTCCAAACTTTATTGGAGGATCAGCAGATTTAGCACCATCTAACAAGACTCATATGAATGATAGAGGAGATTTCTCAGCAGAAGATAGAAGTGGATCTAACCTTCACTTTGGAGTTAGAGAACATGCTATGGCAGCTATAGCTAACGGTATGTATGCTCATGGAGGACTTAAGGTATTCTGTGCAACCTTCTTTGTATTCAGTGATTACATGAAGGGAGCAATGAGATTATCAGCTCTTATGAAGCTTCCAGTAACTTATGTATTAACTCATGATAGTATTGGAGTAGGGGAAGATGGTCCAACTCATGAACCAATAGAACATTTAGCAGCACTTAGAAGCATGCCAAATATGACAGTGTTTAGACCAGCAGACTCAAAAGAAACAGCAGCAGCTTGGTATTATGCTGTAACAAATGGAACTACACCAACTTCATTAGTATTAACAAGACAAAAGTTACCACTATATGATGGATGTCCTAAGAGAGCATTAAAGGGTGGATATATCCTTAAAGATTCAAAGAAAGAAACTCCAGATTTACTACTAATGGCATCAGGTTCAGAAGTAGAATTAATCTTTAAAGCAGCAGATGAGTTATCAGCAAAAGGAATTGATGCAAGAGTAATAAGTATGCCAAGTTTTGAACTATTCGATGCGCAAGATGAAGCTTATAAAGAATCAGTAATGCCAAAAGCAGTACGAGCTAGACTAGCTGTTGAAGCTTTAACATCCTTTGGATGGCATAAATATGTAGGTTTAGACGGAGATGTTATTTCCTTAGATACCTTTGGTGCATCAGGTAAAGCAGAAGTTTTATTTGAGCAATTTGGATTTACTGTAGAAAATGTTGTTGGAAAAGCAATCAAAGTAGTTGAAAAATAA